The following coding sequences lie in one Kryptolebias marmoratus isolate JLee-2015 linkage group LG5, ASM164957v2, whole genome shotgun sequence genomic window:
- the eif3i gene encoding eukaryotic translation initiation factor 3 subunit I → MVGVAGRGRSDADAFETGSTSSSFSAATPAPDTRVFLSVGRSKYTGLSGNSMKPILLQGHERSITQIKYNREGDLLFSVAKDTVANVWYSVNGERLGTYNGHTGAVWCVDCDWDTKNVLTGSADNSCRLWDCETGKQLALLNTNSAVRTCGFDFSGNIIMFSTDKQMGYQCFLNFFDLRDPQQIEDNQPYQSIPCNEHKITSAVWGPLGEFVNAGHENGEINQFSAKSGEILKKAKEHTKQINDMQTSVDLTMFISASKDNTAKLFDSSSLDHIKTFKTERPVNSAAISPIMDHVVMGGGQEAMEVTTTSTRIGKFEARFFHAAYEEEFGRVKGHFGPINCVAFHPDGKSYSSGGEDGYVRIHYFDPHYFDFELEA, encoded by the exons ATGGTCGGAGTTGCCGGCAGAGGGCGCAGCGATGCTGACGCttttgaaacaggaagtacgTCATCTTCCTTTTCCGCCGCGACTCCGGCGCCTGACACACGAGTGTTTCTTTCTGTGGGGCGAAGCAAATATACCGGATTATCTGGCAACAGCATg AAACCCATCTTGCTCCAGGGCCACGAGAGGTCCATCACTCAGATAAAGTACAACAGAGAAGGAGACCTGCTCTTCTCTGTAGCTAAGGACACA GTCGCCAATGTGTGGTACTCTGTGAACGGGGAGCGGCTCGGTACCTACAATGGGCACACGGGAGCTGTGTGGTGTGTCGACTGCGACT GGGACACGAAGAACGTATTAACAGGGTCAGCAGACAACAGCTGTCGACTGTGGGACTGCGAGACCG gcaAACAGCTGGCTCTGCTCAACACCAACTCTGCTGTCAGGACGTGCGGCTTCGACTTCAGCGGCAACATCATCATGTTCTCCACAGACAAGCAGATGGGTTACCAGTGCTTCCTGAACTTCTTTGACCTGAGGGATCCACAGCAGatag AGGACAACCAGCCCTACCAGTCCATACCCTGCAACGAGCACAAGATAACTAGCGCTGTGTGGGGACCCCTGGGAGAGTTTGTCAACGCTGGGCACGAGAACGGAGAGATCAACCAGTTCAGTGCAAAG TCCGGAGAAATCCTGAAGAAGGCCAAGGAGCACACCAAGCAGATCAATGACATGCAGACGTCAGTGGATCTCACCATGTTCATCAGCGCCTCCAAGGATAACACGGCCAAA TTGTTCGACTCCTCTTCCCTGGATCACATCAAGACATTTAAGACTGAGAGACCCGTCAACTCAGCGGCCATCTCCCCCATAATGGATCAC GTGGTGATGGGAGGTGGACAGGAAGCCATGGAAGTCACGACTACATCCACCAGGATCGGCAAGTTTGAGGCCAG GTTCTTCCATGCTGCCTATGAGGAGGAGTTTggcagggtcaaaggtcattttggCCCCATCAACTGTGTGGCCTTCCATCCAGACGGCAAGAG ttACAGCAGTGGAGGAGAAGACGGATACGTGAGGATTCATTACTTCGACCCACATTATTTTGACTTTGAGCTGGAGGCGTAA
- the txlna gene encoding alpha-taxilin has product MKNQDTEECGSPGSEGTPPPPPAGDTGSATPAAAKDGSTSPKESGSQDPQTQDPPQSHEGESEVADAAPSQCDVAEELSRQLEDILSTYCRGTLSDDAGALLNGQSHSPVLNGLASEKEDDKQEEGKVTGGDSVAEKEQKKTQEKKKVKGLGKEITLLMQTLNTLSTPEEKLAGLCKKYADLLEEHRNTQKQMRALQKKQTQLVQEKDNLRNEHSKAILARSKLESLCRELQRHNRTLKDEGIQRTRLEEEKRKEVTSHFQSTLNDIQAQMEQHNERNASLRQENAELGEKLKKLYEQYKLREEHIDKVVKHKDLQQQLVDAKLHQAQELLKESEERHDREKDFLLKEAVESQRMCELMKQQEVHLKQQLSLYTEKFEEFQTTLSKSNEVFTTFKQEMEKMTKKIKKLEKETAMYRSRWESSNKALLEMAEEKAVRDRDFEALQGKVQRLEKLRRALKVDRNELKKKVQSLGGQHGGTAGAADSPSPPPMDSLLEPGTCPAADGASCSPPCSCEPQADTHALQEEANCQPVPAPE; this is encoded by the exons ATGAAAAATCAAGACACGGAAGAGTGTGGCAGCCCGGGCAGTGAGGGtactccacctccacctccagctgGAGACACGGGGTCAGCTACACCTGCAGCTGCTAAAGACGGCAGCACCAGCCCCAAAGAGTCCGGATCACAGGACCCACAGACACAAGACCCTCCACAAAGCCACGAGGGAGAAAGTGAAG TCGCAGACGCTGCTCCATCTCAGTGCGACGTGGCCGAGGAGCTCAGCCGGCAGCTGGAGGACATCCTCAGCACCTACTGTCGGGGAACCCTCTCAGACGACGCCGGTGCCTTGCTCAACGGCCAGTCGCACAGCCCAGTGCTCAATGGACTGGCGAGTGAGAAGGAGGACGACAAACAGGAGGAAGGAAAAGTCACCGGTGGCGACAGCGTGGCGGagaaggagcagaagaagactcaggagaagaagaaagtcaAGGGTCTGG GCAAAGAAATCACCCTCCTCATGCAGACTCTAAACACGCTGAGCACCCCGGAGGAAAAGCTCGCAGGTCTCTGCAAGAAGTATGCTGACCTG TTGGAGGAGCATCGCAACACTCAGAAGCAGATGAGGGCGCTGCAGAAGAAGCAGACGCAGCTGGTCCAGGAGAAGGACAACCTGAGAAATGAGCACAGTAAGGCCATCCTGGCCCGCAGCAAGCTGGAGAGTCTCTGTAgagagctgcagagacacaacCGAACACTGAAG GACGAAGGAATACAGAGAACCCgtctggaggaggaaaaaaggaaggagGTGACATCTCACTTCCAGTCGACGTTGAATGACATCCAGGCTCAGATGGAGCAGCACAACGAAAGGAACGCCAGCCTCCGACAGGAGAACGCCGAGCTGGGcgagaagctgaagaagctgtaCGAGCAGTACAAGCTGCGGGAGGAG CATATAGACAAAGTGGTGAAGCACAAAGACCTGCAACAACAGCTGGTCGATGCGAAGCTGCACCAGGCACAGGAGCTGCTGAAAGAGTCAGAGGAGCGCCACGACAGAGAAAAAGACTTT ctgcTGAAAGAAGCCGTAGAGTCTCAGAGGATGTGCGAGCTCATGAAGCAGCAGGAAGTTCACCTCAAGCAGCAG CTGTCGCTGTACACGGAGAAGTTCGAGGAGTTTCAGACCACTCTGTCCAAGAGCAACGAGGTCTTCACCACTTTCAAGCAGGAGATGGAGAAG ATGACGAAAAAAATcaagaagctggagaaggagACGGCCATGTACCGGTCGAGGTGGGAGAGCAGTAACAAAGCTCTGCTGGAGATGGCTGAGGAG AAAGCTGTGCGAGATCGGGACTTCGAGGCGCTGCAGGGTAAAGTCCAGCGGCTGGAGAAGCTGCGGCGGGCGCTGAAGGTCGATCGGAACGAGCTGAAGAAGAAGGTCCAGAGCCTCGGCGGGCAGCACGGCGGCACCGCGGGAGCCGCCGACTCCCCCTCTCCGCCTCCTATGGACTCTCTGCTGGAGCCCGGCACCTGCCCCGCGGCGGACGGCGCCTCCTGCTCCCCGCCGTGCAGCTGCGAGCCGCAGGCGGACACACACGCGCTACAAGAGGAGGCGAACTGTCAGCCCGTTCCCGCGCCGGAGTGA
- the LOC108238745 gene encoding probable histone deacetylase 1-B codes for MALSQGTKKKVCYYYDGDVGNYYYGQGHPMKPHRIRMTHNLLLNYGLYRKMEIYRPQKASAEEMTKYHSDDYIKFLRSIRPDNMSEYSKQMQRFNVGEDCPVFDGLFEFCQLSTGGSVAGAVKLNKQQTDIAINWAGGLHHAKKSEASGFCYVNDIVLAILELLKYHQRVLYIDIDIHHGDGVEEAFYTTDRVMTVSFHKYGEYFPGTGDLRDIGAGKGKYYAVNYPLRDGIDDESYEAIFKPIMAKVMEMYQPSAVVLQCGADSLSGDRLGCFNLTIKGHAKCVEYIKSFNLPLLMLGGGGYTIRNVARCWTFETAVALDCSIPNELPYNDYFEYFGPDFKLHISPSNMTNQNTNEYLEKIKQRLFENLRMLPHAPGVQMQAIPEDAPHPDSGDEDEEDPDKRISIRAHDKRIACEEEFSDSEDEAEGQGGGRRNASNHKKAKRLKKEEEKEGEEKKEVKEEDKEEEKMDTSGPKEEMKTT; via the exons ATGGCGCTGTCTcaaggaacaaagaaaaaagtttgcTACTACTAtgacg GTGATGTGGGAAACTACTATTACGGTCAAGGCCATCCCATGAAACCCCACAGAATCCGCATGACACACAACCTCCTCCTGAACTATGGACTCTACAGGAAAATGGAAATCTAC aGACCACAGAAAGCCAGTGCTGAGGAGATGACAAAGTACCACAGTGACGACTACATCAAGTTCCTGAGGTCCATCCGCCCAGACAACATGTCTGAGTACAGCAAGCAGATGCAGAGAT TTAACGTCGGCGAGGACTGTCCAGTGTTCGATGGACTGTTTGAGTTTTGTCAGCTCTCAACAGGTGGCTCTGTAG ctGGAGCCGTGAAGCTGAACAAGCAGCAGACAGACATCGCGATCAACTGGGCTGGTGGACTCCACCACGCCAAGAAGTCCGAAGCCTCTGGTTTCTGCTACGTCAACGACATCGTCCTCGCCATCCTGGAGCTCCTCAA ATACCACCAGAGGGTGTTGTACATAGACATCGACATCCACCATGGTGATGGAGTAGAGGAGGCCTTTTACACCACAGACAGGGTCATGACTGTCTCTTTCCACAAATATGGGGAGTACTTTCCTGGCACTGGAGACCTGAGG GACATTGGAGCAGGAAAGGGCAAGTACTATGCTGTGAACTACCCTCTTAGAGACGGCATTGATGATGAGTCTTATGAAGCCATTTTCAAGCCC ATCATGGCGAAAGTGATGGAGATGTACCAGCCGAGTGCTGTGGTTCTGCAATGTGGAGCGGATTCTCTTTCTGGAGACAGGCTGGGCTGCTTCAACCTCACCATCAAAG GCCACGCCAAGTGCGTGGAGTACATTAAAAGCTTCAACTTGCCTCTGCTGATGCTGGGCGGAGGAGGATACACCATCCGCAACGTGGCCCGTTGCTGGACCTTCGAGACTGCCGTGGCCTTGGACTGCTCCATCCCCAACGAGCTGCCCTACAACGATTACTTTGAGTACTTCGGCCCCGATTTCAAGCTGCACATCAGCCCCTCCAACATGACCAACCAGAACACCAACGAGTACCTGGAGAAGATCAAACAGCGGCTCTTTGAAAACCTCCGCATGCTGCCTCACGCTCCCGGCGTCCAGATGCAGGCCATCCCAGAGGACGCTCCTCACCCGGACAGTGGGGACGAAGATGAGGAAGACCCTGACAAGCGCATCTCTA TCCGTGCCCACGACAAGAGGATAGCCTGCGAGGAGGAGTTTTCAGACTCTGAGGATGAGGCCGAGGGGCAGGGGGGAGGCCGCAGGAATGCCTCAAACCACAAAAAGGCCAAACGATtaaagaaggaggaagagaaagaaggagaagaaaagaaag aagtgaaagaagaagacaaagaggaagagaagatgGATACGTCAGG ACCAAAAGAAGAGATGAAGACCACTTGA
- the marcksl1b gene encoding MARCKS-related protein 1-B, producing the protein MGSQSSKAEVTAEANAAAADAAAVKTNGQENGHVKTNGDVSTKPDGDAAATNGSAEAAKEPEAGAGGDAIEPAPAADGEAAKPQGEPAAKETPKKKKKKFSLKKTFNFKLNLKKSKKGEAVKEEAATAATPAPSEEKPAENGAAAPAEEKKEEVKEEAAAAAETPKAEEGAAKEEAPKEEAKEAAAPAPEATQPTEESNSTPAPSEKKE; encoded by the exons ATGGGATCCCAGTCATCCAAGGCAGAAGTGACCGCGGAGGCGAACGCCGCCGCCGCCGATGCTGCGGCTGTCAAAACCAACGGACAG GAGAATGGACATGTAAAAACCAACGGTGATGTCTCCACAAAGCCTGACGGAGATGCTGCTGCGACCAATGGCTCAGCCGAGGCCGCCAAGGAGCCCGAAGCCGGGGCGGGAGGCGACGCCATTGAGCCTGCGCCTGCTGCTGATGGGGAGGCTGCCAAGCCTCAAGGTGAACCCGCCGCGAAGGAAACccccaagaagaagaagaagaagttctCCCTGAAGAAGACCTTCAACTTCAAGCTCAACCTGAAGAAGAGCAAGAAGGGCGAAGCCGTGAAGGAGGAGGCGGCCACCGCCGCCACCCCTGCCCCCTCTGAGGAGAAGCCCGCCGAGAACGGAGCTGCCGCTCCCgcggaggagaagaaggaggaggtgaaggaggaggctGCCGCTGCAGCTGAGACTCCCAAGGCAGAGGAGGGGGCCGCTAAGGAGGAGGCACCCAAGGAGGAGGCCAAGGAGGCAGCTGCTCCAGCCCCCGAGGCCACCCAACCGACAGAGGAGAGCAACTCAACCCCCGCTCCCTCTGAAAAGAAAGAGTGA